From Bacillus oleivorans:
TTCATCTATGACAATGGTTTGGACTTCATGCATTTTTATTTTCTTTTGTTTAATAAGTTCCAGTAAACGACCTGGTGTTCCCGCAATGATATGGGGCCGTTTTTTTAGTTTTTCTATTTGGCGTTTGATGTTCCCGCCGCCGATAAATGACGCGGCTTTAACTTCACTTCCGCTAGACCAATCCTGAATCTCCTGAAAAATTTGCATCACTAATTCATGCGATGAGGCAAGGATTACTGCTTGCACATGAGGAAGGCCCGGGTCAACCCGCTCTAAAATAGGCAGAAGATAGGCTAATGTTTTCCCTGTACCAGTTGGTGATTGGGCAATCACGTCCCTGTTCTCAAGGATCAAGGGAATGGACTTTTCTTGAATCGCAGTAGGATTGGCAAATCCTTGTTTTCTCCAATTTTCCTGTAAAAATGGTTTTAACTGCTCTATAATCGATGAATTCATGCTATACTCCTCTTTATTCAGTCATACAAAAGGATGGGATTCCTCCCACCCTTTTCTAGTCATTTCTTATTATGGCATGTTTTACTACCTTAATGATATTTTTTTATTATTTTCGAAGGGATTCTTCTATTAAAACAGTTTCCAAAGCTTCATATAATTTCTCCCGCACTTCTTCGAGCTTTTGTTGTTCTTGGGTCAGTTCTTGTAATACCGGAAGATCTTGTTCAGCTAACATTTGCTTCTCAATAGCTCTCAGTTTCTCCTCGATATCTTCTATTTCTAATTCTATCTGGGGAGCTTTATCTTTTGCAACGGAACCTTTATTCGTAACACCAGCCGATTTTGTATTTGATACTGCCAGGTTCTCCTCTTTTGGAAGTATTTCTTTCAGCTTTTTCCTTGCCCATGAATAGTCGCCTGGGAAGGCATACAGTGTGTTGTTTGTTAACCAATACGTTTTCGAAAAAAGCTTATCAATAAAATAGCGGTCATGGGATACAGCTAAAATGGTCCCGTTAAACTTTTCTAATGCATCCTCCAACACTTCTCTTGAATCAATATCAAGGTGGTTGGTCGGTTCGTCGAGGATCAAAAAGTTTATATCCTGGTACATCAGCTGAGCGAGCCGCAGCCTCATCTTTTCACCGCCGCTTAAGCCCTTTATTTTTTGAAAAACAGCAGGTCCGTAAAATAAGAACCTTGCTAAAATATGTCTCGCTTCACCTTCAGTTACACGAACCTCATCCCTAAAAGCTTCAATAATGGTTTGTTCCGGATCTTTCGCTTGGAAGACCTGTGACAAATAGCCAATTTTCACATTACTCCCGACTTTCATCTCACCATCATCAGGTGTTAATTCTTTTAATAACAGTTTTAAAATCGTAGACTTACCCGTACCATTTTCACCGACAATTACAGCACGATCCTGGAATTGAAGATTCATATTGATTCCGCTAAATAGCTTCATCCCATTAAATGATATGGCTGCGTCTTTCAAGAAGACCACATCATTACCGCTTCGCTGGTGCTGCTCAAACCGAAGTTCCATTTTTTTCGCTTCGAGGACTGGTCTTTTCAATTTTTCCATTCTTTCTAAGGCTTTTTCCATACTGCTGGCTCTTTTATGGAGACCTGCATTTGGCGGATTAGCCTGGTTCGCCCACTCCCGTAATCGTTTAATTGTCTCTTTCATTTTTTTAATTTTCTTTTGCTGCTCTTGGTAAGCCTGGAACTCAAGCAAAAGCTTTTCTTCTTTTTCTTTTAGGAAACCTGAATAATTTTGACGATAAATCTCGAGTTCTCCCTCTTCTAAATCCAAAATTTTCGTAACCACCTGATCGAGAAAATACCGGTCATGGGATATTACGACAACCGTACCGTTATAATCTCTTAAATATTCCTCTAGCCATTCAACCGCAGCGATATCCAAATGATTGGTCGGTTCATCGAGTAAAAGCAGATCGGGATTCTGGAGAAGAATTAAACCTAACCCCACTTTTGTCTTTTCTCCTCCGCTTAACGT
This genomic window contains:
- the abc-f gene encoding ribosomal protection-like ABC-F family protein produces the protein MIICAAHEVSKMFGGTKIFEQLSFEIHENDRVGLVGRNGSGKTTIFKLLAGIEAPDSGQIHIKKDCKVGYLEQIPSYTNQVTVYEVLASAFSKLKKMENEMRDLETRMASERDETRLNQLIKEYGSIQDQFTYLGGYEVETNIQKVVNGLKIDYLLNSKFDTLSGGEKTKVGLGLILLQNPDLLLLDEPTNHLDIAAVEWLEEYLRDYNGTVVVISHDRYFLDQVVTKILDLEEGELEIYRQNYSGFLKEKEEKLLLEFQAYQEQQKKIKKMKETIKRLREWANQANPPNAGLHKRASSMEKALERMEKLKRPVLEAKKMELRFEQHQRSGNDVVFLKDAAISFNGMKLFSGINMNLQFQDRAVIVGENGTGKSTILKLLLKELTPDDGEMKVGSNVKIGYLSQVFQAKDPEQTIIEAFRDEVRVTEGEARHILARFLFYGPAVFQKIKGLSGGEKMRLRLAQLMYQDINFLILDEPTNHLDIDSREVLEDALEKFNGTILAVSHDRYFIDKLFSKTYWLTNNTLYAFPGDYSWARKKLKEILPKEENLAVSNTKSAGVTNKGSVAKDKAPQIELEIEDIEEKLRAIEKQMLAEQDLPVLQELTQEQQKLEEVREKLYEALETVLIEESLRK